The Echeneis naucrates chromosome 8, fEcheNa1.1, whole genome shotgun sequence genome has a window encoding:
- the cdc27 gene encoding cell division cycle protein 27 homolog isoform X5 → MTVLQEPVQAAVWQALNHYAYLDAVFLAERLYAEVRSEEALYLLATCYYRSGKPYKAYRLLKAHSCSTPQVRFLLAKCCVELSKLAEGEQVLIGGVLNKQKSQDDIITEFGDSASFTLSLLGHIYCKTDRVAKGAECFQRSLTLNPFLWSPFQNLCHLGEKPDPDQVFKLSSLQNSSLAPPPPSVSPQNPSHRLDTALMETPQDTLELNRLNLESSNGKLTSDLSVSYIDAALISPETGSLLGNTVSMASAGSLLAKQNKPKSGRSLLGGPAALSPLTPSFGILPLEPSPGDPTFLQNYSASMETQTTAPSKKSVSRISQSKSVFSQSGNSRDVLPIPFNQSQTSAPHTSGSPQVLSPSMSGPPNIQPRRSSRLFTSASSTAKENSKKLKMKFPTKIPNRKTKCKSAKTSNSSNLNESLDILRLDPGLSLPDAKIPQYQRAAADSVMALLRELGRGYQALCSYNCREAINILTSLPPQHYNSGWVLTHIGRAYFELAEYTQAERLFSEVRRIESYRVEGMEIYSTTLWHLQKDVALSALSKDLTDMDKNCPEAWCVAGNCFSLQREHDIAIKFFQRAIQVDPSFAYAYTLLGHEFVLTEELDRALACFRNAIRVNNRHYNAWYGLGMIYYKQEKFNLAEIHFKKALSINPQSSVLLCHIGVVQHALKKSDAALETLNRAIGIDPKNPLCKFHRASILFANDKYKAALQELEELKQIVPKESLVYFLIGKVYKKLGQTHLALMNFSWAMDLDPKGANNQIKEAIDKRYLPEDEAEVDDSQDSSIMTDADDTQLHTAESDDVL, encoded by the exons ATGACGGTGCTGCAGGAACCTGTCCAG GCTGCAGTGTGGCAGGCGCTGAACCACTACGCCTACCTAGACGCCGTGTTCCTTGCTGAGAGACTATACGCTGAAG tgaggTCAGAGGAGGCTCTCTACCTGTTGGCAACATGTTATTACCGCTCAGGAAAGCCATACAAAGCATACCGGCTGCTGAAGGCTCACAGCTGCTCCACACCACAGGTTCGATTCCTGCTGGCAAAATGCTGTGTCGAACTCAGCAA ACTGGCTGAAGGAGAACAAGTCCTCATTGGTGGGGTGTTGAACAAACAGAAGAGTcaagatgacatcatcacagagTTTGGAGACTCCGCCTCCTTTACACTGTCATTACTTGGACATATTTATTG CAAAACAGATCGTGTTGCTAAAGGTGCAGAGTGTTTCCAGAGAAGTTTAACCCTCAATCCGTTCCTCTGGTCGCCATTCCAGAACCTATGTCACttag GAGAAAAACCAGATCCGGATCAGGTGTTCAAGTTGTCCTCTCTACAGAACTCATctttagccccgccccctccatcTGTTAGTCCCCAGAATCCCTCCCACCGCTTAGACACTGCCCTCATGGAGACGCCACAGGATACGCTG GAGTTGAATCGTTTGAATCTAGAGTCTTCGAATGGAAAGCTGACATCTGATTTGTCAGTTTCCTACATTGACGCTGCACTCATATCCCCTGAGACTGGCTCCCTACTGGGTAACACGGTTTCCATGGCATCAGCTGGCTCCCTATTGGCTAAACAGAACAAGCCCAAGAGTGGGAGGAGTTTACTGGGAGGACCTGCTGCACTGAGTCCACTGACACCCAG TTTTGGGATCTTACCCCTGGAGCCCAGCCCTGGAGACCCCACTTTTCTACAGAACTATTCAGCCtccatggaaacacaaacaacagctcCAAGCAAGAAG tctgtctcaagGATCAGTCAGTCAAAGTCAGTCTTCAGTCAGAGTGGAAACAGCAGAGATGTTCTCCCTATCCCCTTCAACCAATCACAGACCTCCGCGCCTCACACCAG tggcTCCCCTCAGGTCCTCAGTCCCAGTATGTCTGGTCCTCCGAACATTCAGCCCAGAAGGAGCTCCAGATTGTTTACTAGTGCTAGCTCTACTGCCAAG gagaaCAGTAAGAAGCTAAAGATGAAGTTTCCTACAAAGATCcccaacaggaaaacaaaatgtaaatcgGCAAAGACGTCAAACAGCAGCAACCTGAATGAGAGTCTAGATATACTGAGACTGGATCCTGGTCTGAGTCTGCCAGATGCCAAGATCCCCCAGTAccagagagctgctgcag acAGCGTGATGGCCTTGCTGCGGGAACTGGGACGTGGTTACCAGGCACTGTGCTCCTACAACTGCAGAGAAGCCATCAACATCCTGACCTCACTCCCTCCACAGCACTACAACAGTGGCTGGGTCCTCACTCACATTGGCAGGGCCTATTTTGAGCTGGCTGAGTACACACAG GCTGAGCGTCTCTTCAGTGAGGTCCGCAGGATCGAGTCCTACAGAGTTGAAGGGATGGAAATTTATTCGACCACTCTGTGGCACCTCCAGAAAGACGTGGCTCTGTCCGCCCTGTCCAAAGACCTGACAGACATGGACAAGAACTGTCCTGAG gccTGGTGTGTAGCAGGAAACTGTTTCAGTCTGCAGAGGGAACATGATATTGCCATTAAGTTCTTTCAGAGAGCCATCCAG GTGGACCCGAGCTTTGCGTATGCCTACACTCTGTTGGGTCATGAGTTTGTTCTGACAGAGGAGCTGGACCGAGCACTCGCTTGCTTCCGGAATGCCATCAGAGTCAACAACCGACACTACAATGCATG GTACGGTCTGGGGATGATTTACTACAAACAGGAGAAATTCAATTTGGCAGAAATCCATTTCAAGAAAGCTCTGAGTATCAACCCTCAaagctctgtgctgctctgccaCATTGGAGTG GTACAGCATGCATTGAAGAAGTCTGATGCAGCTTTAGAGACTCTGAACAGAGCAATTGGAATTGACCCGAAAAATCCTCTTTGCAAGTTCCACCGGGCATCAATACTGTTTGCCAACGACAAGTACAAG GCTGCTCTCCAGGAGCTTGAAGAGTTGAAGCAGATTGTTCCCAAAGAGTCTTTGGTTTACTTCCTCATAGGAAAG GTATATAAGAAGCTGGGTCAGACTCACCTGGCTCTGATGAACTTCAGCTGGGCGATGGACCTGGACCCTAAAGGAGCCAACAACCAGATCAAAGAAGCCATTGATAAGAGATACCTGCCAGAGGATGAAG CTGAGGTGGATGACAGTCAGGATTCCAGTATCATGACGGATGCCGATGACACGCAGCTCCACACGGCTGAGAGTGATGATGTCCTTTAA